The Mercurialis annua linkage group LG8, ddMerAnnu1.2, whole genome shotgun sequence genome window below encodes:
- the LOC126659882 gene encoding methylmalonate-semialdehyde dehydrogenase [acylating], mitochondrial-like isoform X4, giving the protein MSHLGGSVIPCDACQRVPNLIGGKFVDSSSFATIDVINPATQHVVSQVPMTTNEEFRAAVFAAKWAFPAWRNTPITTRQRIMFRFQELIRRDLDKLAMSITTEHGKALKDAYNDVSRGLEVVEHACGLATLQIGEFVSNVSNGTDTYSIREPLGVCAGICPFEYPAMIPLWMFPVAITCGNTFILKPPEKDPGASITLAELAMEAGLPSGVLNIVHGTNDIINAICDDDDIKAISFVGPNSVGAYVYAKASTKGKRFQSNIGSKNHAVVMPDASMDATLNALVAAGFGGAGQKCMALSTAVFVGGPSLWEEKLVEHAKALKVTAGTEPDAELGPVISKQAKERICMLIQRSIDSGAKLVLDGRHLVVPGYEHGNFMGPTILSDVTVDMECYKEEILGPVLLCMKADSIEDAINIVNRNKFSNGASIFTKSGVAARKFQTEIEVGQVGINVPISVPLPFSSVISSKPSFSGDVNFDGKAGIQFYTQVKTVTQQWRDLSSENVLPAMLLSSEEDASAMPLPGS; this is encoded by the exons ATGAGCCATCTTGGAGGCAGCGTTATCCCATG TGATGCATGCCAGAGGGTTCCTAATCTAATTGGAGGAAAATTTGTTGATTCATCATCTTTTGCAACTATAGATGTTATAAATCCT GCAACACAACATGTTGTTTCTCAAGTTCCTATGACTacaaatgaggaatttagagcTGCAGTATTTGCAGCAAAGTGGGCATTTCCAGCATGGAGAAACACACCAATTACCACTCGTCAACGAATTATGTTCAGATTCCAAGAGCTTATTCGGAGGGACCTG GATAAGCTGGCAATGAGCATTACTACCGAGCATGGAAAGGCTTTAAAAGACGCATATAATGATGTATCACGAGGACTAG AGGTGGTGGAACATGCTTGCGGATTGGCTACTCTGCAAATTGGAGAATTTGTTTCCAACGTCTCTAATGGGACGGATACCTATAGCATTAGGGAACCACTTGGCGTATGTGCTGGAATTTGCCCATTTGAGTATCCAGCAATGATCCCACTATGG ATGTTTCCTGTTGCTATTACATGTggaaatacttttattttaaagcCACCAGAGAAGGATCCAG GGGCTTCTATCACGTTAGCAGAGTTAGCCATGGAAGCTGGATTACCTAGTGGTGTTCTAAATATTGTTCACGGCACCAAT GACATAATTAATGCTATTTGCGATGATGACGATATTAAAGCTATTTCGTTTGTCGGTCCAAATTCA GTTGGCGCATATGTTTATGCAAAAGCATCTACTAAAGGAAAACGTTTTCAG TCTAATATTGGATCAAAGAATCATGCCGTAGTCATGCCTGATGCAAGCATGGATGCTACTTTAAATGCTTTAGTAGCTGCTGGCTTTGGTGGTGCAGGACAAAAATGCATGGCCCTGAGCACCGCTGTCTTTGTTGGAGGCCCAAGTCTATG GGAAGAAAAACTCGTAGAGCATGCTAAAGCGCTTAAAGTAACTGCTGGAACAGAACCTGATGCAGAGCTTGGTCCAGTCATTAGCAAGCAG GCAAAGGAACGAATATGTATGCTAATTCAGAGAAGTATAGACAGCGGCGCAAAACTAGTTCTTGATGGAAGACACCTTGTG GTTCCGGGATATGAACATGGGAACTTCATGGGGCCTACCATCTTATCTGATGTCACAGTTGACATGGAGTGTTACAAG GAGGAAATCCTTGGCCCAGTTCTTCTTTGCATGAAAGCTGATTCCATAGAAGATGCCATAAACATTGTAAACAGAAATAA ATTCAGCAATGGAGCTTCTATATTTACCAAATCTGGTGTTGCTGCAAGGAAGTTTCAGACAGAGATTGAGGTTGGGCAG GTGGGCATTAATGTTCCTATCTCAGTCCCACTGCCGTTCTCTTCGGTTATCAGCTCCAAGCCTTCTTTTTCTGGAGATGTCAACTTTGATG GAAAAGCTGGAATTCAATTTTACACCCAAGTTAAAACAGTGACACAACAGTGGAGAGATTTATCAAGTGAAAATGTTTTACCAGCTATGCTATTATCAAGTGAAGAAGATGCATCAGCTATGCCACTGCCAGGGTCTTAG
- the LOC126659882 gene encoding methylmalonate-semialdehyde dehydrogenase [acylating], mitochondrial-like isoform X2 has protein sequence MEIEGNAELNGHLQMLPPPPGRFVDREELIQHVGDFAVSQGYVVTIKQSKRDRVVILGCDRGGVYRNRRKASDESSSERIRRRKSGSRLTNCPFECVGKKDDGLWLLTIKNGVHNHEPFKDISEHPTARRFSEEEIQSIKEMTEAGLKPRQILKRLRQGNPELLSTPKHVYNVKAKIRQGNMTVRHIRSLRIEKCAAGSSSLSANEPSWRQRYPMRVPNLIGGKFVDSSSFATIDVINPATQHVVSQVPMTTNEEFRAAVFAAKWAFPAWRNTPITTRQRIMFRFQELIRRDLDKLAMSITTEHGKALKDAYNDVSRGLEVVEHACGLATLQIGEFVSNVSNGTDTYSIREPLGVCAGICPFEYPAMIPLWMFPVAITCGNTFILKPPEKDPGASITLAELAMEAGLPSGVLNIVHGTNDIINAICDDDDIKAISFVGPNSVGAYVYAKASTKGKRFQSNIGSKNHAVVMPDASMDATLNALVAAGFGGAGQKCMALSTAVFVGGPSLWEEKLVEHAKALKVTAGTEPDAELGPVISKQAKERICMLIQRSIDSGAKLVLDGRHLVVPGYEHGNFMGPTILSDVTVDMECYKLHYVLSLTPVHV, from the exons ATGGAGATTGAAGGTAATGCAGAGTTGAATGGACACCTACAAATGCTTCCACCTCCACCTGGAAGATTTGTCGATCGTGAAGAACTTATACAACACGTCGGGGACTTTGCTGTATCCCAGGGATATGTAGTAACTATCAAGCAGTCTAAGAGAGACAGAGTAGTAATTCTTGGTTGTGATAGAGGAGGTGTTTATCGTAACAGGCGGAAGGCTTCCGATGAATCCTCTAGTGAACGTATTCGCAGAAGGAAATCAGGTTCCCGGCTTACCAATTGCCCTTTTGAATGTGTGGGAAAGAAGGATGACGGGTTGTGGTTACTTACAATAAAAAATGGAGTACACAATCATGAGCCGTTTAAGGATATTTCAGAACATCCTACTGCTCGTCGTTTTTCAGAGGAGGAAATCCAGTCTATTAAGGAGATGACTGAAGCTGGGTTGAAACCTCGACAAATTCTGAAGAGATTGAGACAAGGCAACCCAGAACTTCTATCCACTCCAAAGCATGTATATAATGTTAAAGCTAAAATCCGACAAGGAAACATGACAG TGAGGCATATCAGGTCATTGAGAATCGAAAAATGTGCTGCGGGAAGCAGTTCTCTCTCTGCTAATGAGCCATCTTGGAGGCAGCGTTATCCCATG AGGGTTCCTAATCTAATTGGAGGAAAATTTGTTGATTCATCATCTTTTGCAACTATAGATGTTATAAATCCT GCAACACAACATGTTGTTTCTCAAGTTCCTATGACTacaaatgaggaatttagagcTGCAGTATTTGCAGCAAAGTGGGCATTTCCAGCATGGAGAAACACACCAATTACCACTCGTCAACGAATTATGTTCAGATTCCAAGAGCTTATTCGGAGGGACCTG GATAAGCTGGCAATGAGCATTACTACCGAGCATGGAAAGGCTTTAAAAGACGCATATAATGATGTATCACGAGGACTAG AGGTGGTGGAACATGCTTGCGGATTGGCTACTCTGCAAATTGGAGAATTTGTTTCCAACGTCTCTAATGGGACGGATACCTATAGCATTAGGGAACCACTTGGCGTATGTGCTGGAATTTGCCCATTTGAGTATCCAGCAATGATCCCACTATGG ATGTTTCCTGTTGCTATTACATGTggaaatacttttattttaaagcCACCAGAGAAGGATCCAG GGGCTTCTATCACGTTAGCAGAGTTAGCCATGGAAGCTGGATTACCTAGTGGTGTTCTAAATATTGTTCACGGCACCAAT GACATAATTAATGCTATTTGCGATGATGACGATATTAAAGCTATTTCGTTTGTCGGTCCAAATTCA GTTGGCGCATATGTTTATGCAAAAGCATCTACTAAAGGAAAACGTTTTCAG TCTAATATTGGATCAAAGAATCATGCCGTAGTCATGCCTGATGCAAGCATGGATGCTACTTTAAATGCTTTAGTAGCTGCTGGCTTTGGTGGTGCAGGACAAAAATGCATGGCCCTGAGCACCGCTGTCTTTGTTGGAGGCCCAAGTCTATG GGAAGAAAAACTCGTAGAGCATGCTAAAGCGCTTAAAGTAACTGCTGGAACAGAACCTGATGCAGAGCTTGGTCCAGTCATTAGCAAGCAG GCAAAGGAACGAATATGTATGCTAATTCAGAGAAGTATAGACAGCGGCGCAAAACTAGTTCTTGATGGAAGACACCTTGTG GTTCCGGGATATGAACATGGGAACTTCATGGGGCCTACCATCTTATCTGATGTCACAGTTGACATGGAGTGTTACAAG CTCCACTACGTATTAAGCCTGACACCTGTCCATGTATAA
- the LOC126659882 gene encoding methylmalonate-semialdehyde dehydrogenase [acylating], mitochondrial-like isoform X3, which produces MRHIRSLRIEKCAAGSSSLSANEPSWRQRYPMRVPNLIGGKFVDSSSFATIDVINPATQHVVSQVPMTTNEEFRAAVFAAKWAFPAWRNTPITTRQRIMFRFQELIRRDLDKLAMSITTEHGKALKDAYNDVSRGLEVVEHACGLATLQIGEFVSNVSNGTDTYSIREPLGVCAGICPFEYPAMIPLWMFPVAITCGNTFILKPPEKDPGASITLAELAMEAGLPSGVLNIVHGTNDIINAICDDDDIKAISFVGPNSVGAYVYAKASTKGKRFQSNIGSKNHAVVMPDASMDATLNALVAAGFGGAGQKCMALSTAVFVGGPSLWEEKLVEHAKALKVTAGTEPDAELGPVISKQAKERICMLIQRSIDSGAKLVLDGRHLVVPGYEHGNFMGPTILSDVTVDMECYKEEILGPVLLCMKADSIEDAINIVNRNKFSNGASIFTKSGVAARKFQTEIEVGQVGINVPISVPLPFSSVISSKPSFSGDVNFDGKAGIQFYTQVKTVTQQWRDLSSENVLPAMLLSSEEDASAMPLPGS; this is translated from the exons A TGAGGCATATCAGGTCATTGAGAATCGAAAAATGTGCTGCGGGAAGCAGTTCTCTCTCTGCTAATGAGCCATCTTGGAGGCAGCGTTATCCCATG AGGGTTCCTAATCTAATTGGAGGAAAATTTGTTGATTCATCATCTTTTGCAACTATAGATGTTATAAATCCT GCAACACAACATGTTGTTTCTCAAGTTCCTATGACTacaaatgaggaatttagagcTGCAGTATTTGCAGCAAAGTGGGCATTTCCAGCATGGAGAAACACACCAATTACCACTCGTCAACGAATTATGTTCAGATTCCAAGAGCTTATTCGGAGGGACCTG GATAAGCTGGCAATGAGCATTACTACCGAGCATGGAAAGGCTTTAAAAGACGCATATAATGATGTATCACGAGGACTAG AGGTGGTGGAACATGCTTGCGGATTGGCTACTCTGCAAATTGGAGAATTTGTTTCCAACGTCTCTAATGGGACGGATACCTATAGCATTAGGGAACCACTTGGCGTATGTGCTGGAATTTGCCCATTTGAGTATCCAGCAATGATCCCACTATGG ATGTTTCCTGTTGCTATTACATGTggaaatacttttattttaaagcCACCAGAGAAGGATCCAG GGGCTTCTATCACGTTAGCAGAGTTAGCCATGGAAGCTGGATTACCTAGTGGTGTTCTAAATATTGTTCACGGCACCAAT GACATAATTAATGCTATTTGCGATGATGACGATATTAAAGCTATTTCGTTTGTCGGTCCAAATTCA GTTGGCGCATATGTTTATGCAAAAGCATCTACTAAAGGAAAACGTTTTCAG TCTAATATTGGATCAAAGAATCATGCCGTAGTCATGCCTGATGCAAGCATGGATGCTACTTTAAATGCTTTAGTAGCTGCTGGCTTTGGTGGTGCAGGACAAAAATGCATGGCCCTGAGCACCGCTGTCTTTGTTGGAGGCCCAAGTCTATG GGAAGAAAAACTCGTAGAGCATGCTAAAGCGCTTAAAGTAACTGCTGGAACAGAACCTGATGCAGAGCTTGGTCCAGTCATTAGCAAGCAG GCAAAGGAACGAATATGTATGCTAATTCAGAGAAGTATAGACAGCGGCGCAAAACTAGTTCTTGATGGAAGACACCTTGTG GTTCCGGGATATGAACATGGGAACTTCATGGGGCCTACCATCTTATCTGATGTCACAGTTGACATGGAGTGTTACAAG GAGGAAATCCTTGGCCCAGTTCTTCTTTGCATGAAAGCTGATTCCATAGAAGATGCCATAAACATTGTAAACAGAAATAA ATTCAGCAATGGAGCTTCTATATTTACCAAATCTGGTGTTGCTGCAAGGAAGTTTCAGACAGAGATTGAGGTTGGGCAG GTGGGCATTAATGTTCCTATCTCAGTCCCACTGCCGTTCTCTTCGGTTATCAGCTCCAAGCCTTCTTTTTCTGGAGATGTCAACTTTGATG GAAAAGCTGGAATTCAATTTTACACCCAAGTTAAAACAGTGACACAACAGTGGAGAGATTTATCAAGTGAAAATGTTTTACCAGCTATGCTATTATCAAGTGAAGAAGATGCATCAGCTATGCCACTGCCAGGGTCTTAG
- the LOC126659882 gene encoding methylmalonate-semialdehyde dehydrogenase [acylating], mitochondrial-like isoform X1 has translation MEIEGNAELNGHLQMLPPPPGRFVDREELIQHVGDFAVSQGYVVTIKQSKRDRVVILGCDRGGVYRNRRKASDESSSERIRRRKSGSRLTNCPFECVGKKDDGLWLLTIKNGVHNHEPFKDISEHPTARRFSEEEIQSIKEMTEAGLKPRQILKRLRQGNPELLSTPKHVYNVKAKIRQGNMTVRHIRSLRIEKCAAGSSSLSANEPSWRQRYPMRVPNLIGGKFVDSSSFATIDVINPATQHVVSQVPMTTNEEFRAAVFAAKWAFPAWRNTPITTRQRIMFRFQELIRRDLDKLAMSITTEHGKALKDAYNDVSRGLEVVEHACGLATLQIGEFVSNVSNGTDTYSIREPLGVCAGICPFEYPAMIPLWMFPVAITCGNTFILKPPEKDPGASITLAELAMEAGLPSGVLNIVHGTNDIINAICDDDDIKAISFVGPNSVGAYVYAKASTKGKRFQSNIGSKNHAVVMPDASMDATLNALVAAGFGGAGQKCMALSTAVFVGGPSLWEEKLVEHAKALKVTAGTEPDAELGPVISKQAKERICMLIQRSIDSGAKLVLDGRHLVVPGYEHGNFMGPTILSDVTVDMECYKEEILGPVLLCMKADSIEDAINIVNRNKFSNGASIFTKSGVAARKFQTEIEVGQVGINVPISVPLPFSSVISSKPSFSGDVNFDGKAGIQFYTQVKTVTQQWRDLSSENVLPAMLLSSEEDASAMPLPGS, from the exons ATGGAGATTGAAGGTAATGCAGAGTTGAATGGACACCTACAAATGCTTCCACCTCCACCTGGAAGATTTGTCGATCGTGAAGAACTTATACAACACGTCGGGGACTTTGCTGTATCCCAGGGATATGTAGTAACTATCAAGCAGTCTAAGAGAGACAGAGTAGTAATTCTTGGTTGTGATAGAGGAGGTGTTTATCGTAACAGGCGGAAGGCTTCCGATGAATCCTCTAGTGAACGTATTCGCAGAAGGAAATCAGGTTCCCGGCTTACCAATTGCCCTTTTGAATGTGTGGGAAAGAAGGATGACGGGTTGTGGTTACTTACAATAAAAAATGGAGTACACAATCATGAGCCGTTTAAGGATATTTCAGAACATCCTACTGCTCGTCGTTTTTCAGAGGAGGAAATCCAGTCTATTAAGGAGATGACTGAAGCTGGGTTGAAACCTCGACAAATTCTGAAGAGATTGAGACAAGGCAACCCAGAACTTCTATCCACTCCAAAGCATGTATATAATGTTAAAGCTAAAATCCGACAAGGAAACATGACAG TGAGGCATATCAGGTCATTGAGAATCGAAAAATGTGCTGCGGGAAGCAGTTCTCTCTCTGCTAATGAGCCATCTTGGAGGCAGCGTTATCCCATG AGGGTTCCTAATCTAATTGGAGGAAAATTTGTTGATTCATCATCTTTTGCAACTATAGATGTTATAAATCCT GCAACACAACATGTTGTTTCTCAAGTTCCTATGACTacaaatgaggaatttagagcTGCAGTATTTGCAGCAAAGTGGGCATTTCCAGCATGGAGAAACACACCAATTACCACTCGTCAACGAATTATGTTCAGATTCCAAGAGCTTATTCGGAGGGACCTG GATAAGCTGGCAATGAGCATTACTACCGAGCATGGAAAGGCTTTAAAAGACGCATATAATGATGTATCACGAGGACTAG AGGTGGTGGAACATGCTTGCGGATTGGCTACTCTGCAAATTGGAGAATTTGTTTCCAACGTCTCTAATGGGACGGATACCTATAGCATTAGGGAACCACTTGGCGTATGTGCTGGAATTTGCCCATTTGAGTATCCAGCAATGATCCCACTATGG ATGTTTCCTGTTGCTATTACATGTggaaatacttttattttaaagcCACCAGAGAAGGATCCAG GGGCTTCTATCACGTTAGCAGAGTTAGCCATGGAAGCTGGATTACCTAGTGGTGTTCTAAATATTGTTCACGGCACCAAT GACATAATTAATGCTATTTGCGATGATGACGATATTAAAGCTATTTCGTTTGTCGGTCCAAATTCA GTTGGCGCATATGTTTATGCAAAAGCATCTACTAAAGGAAAACGTTTTCAG TCTAATATTGGATCAAAGAATCATGCCGTAGTCATGCCTGATGCAAGCATGGATGCTACTTTAAATGCTTTAGTAGCTGCTGGCTTTGGTGGTGCAGGACAAAAATGCATGGCCCTGAGCACCGCTGTCTTTGTTGGAGGCCCAAGTCTATG GGAAGAAAAACTCGTAGAGCATGCTAAAGCGCTTAAAGTAACTGCTGGAACAGAACCTGATGCAGAGCTTGGTCCAGTCATTAGCAAGCAG GCAAAGGAACGAATATGTATGCTAATTCAGAGAAGTATAGACAGCGGCGCAAAACTAGTTCTTGATGGAAGACACCTTGTG GTTCCGGGATATGAACATGGGAACTTCATGGGGCCTACCATCTTATCTGATGTCACAGTTGACATGGAGTGTTACAAG GAGGAAATCCTTGGCCCAGTTCTTCTTTGCATGAAAGCTGATTCCATAGAAGATGCCATAAACATTGTAAACAGAAATAA ATTCAGCAATGGAGCTTCTATATTTACCAAATCTGGTGTTGCTGCAAGGAAGTTTCAGACAGAGATTGAGGTTGGGCAG GTGGGCATTAATGTTCCTATCTCAGTCCCACTGCCGTTCTCTTCGGTTATCAGCTCCAAGCCTTCTTTTTCTGGAGATGTCAACTTTGATG GAAAAGCTGGAATTCAATTTTACACCCAAGTTAAAACAGTGACACAACAGTGGAGAGATTTATCAAGTGAAAATGTTTTACCAGCTATGCTATTATCAAGTGAAGAAGATGCATCAGCTATGCCACTGCCAGGGTCTTAG
- the LOC126661067 gene encoding methylmalonate-semialdehyde dehydrogenase [acylating], mitochondrial, with the protein MLLQFSIQRVRNLRVSLRPQIFALRSSDFSTTATAPASGTSHSKSLRVPNLIGGKFVDSQSSSAIDVINPATQEVVSQVPLTTNEEFKAAVSAAKKAFPSWRNTPVTTRQRVMLKLQELIRRDTDKLALNITTEQGKTLKDAQGDVFRGLEVVEHACGMGTLQMGEYVPNVSNGIDTYSIREPLGVCAGICPFNFPAMIPLWMFPVAVTCGNTFVLKPSEKDPGASIMLAELAMEAGLPDGVLNIVHGTNDVVNAICDDDDIRAISFVGSNTAGMHIYGRASAKGKRVQSNMGAKNHGIVLPDANMDATLNALTAAGFGAAGQRCMALSTVVFVGDSEAWLNKLVERAKALKVNAGTEPDADLGPVISKEAKERIQRLIQSGVDSGARLLLDGRNIVVPGYEQGNFVGPTILSGVTADMECYKEEIFGPVLLCMQADSFEEAINIVNNNKYGNGAALFTTSGAAARKFQSEIEAGQLGINVPIPVPLPFFSFTGSKASFAGDLNFYGKAGVNFYTQIKTITQQWKDLPAGTGVSLAMPTSQKI; encoded by the exons ATGTTGCTTCAATTCTCAATTCAACGAG TGAGAAATTTGAGGGTTTCATTAAGACCGCAGATTTTCGCTTTGAGAAGCTCAGATTTTTCTACTACCGCTACTGCTCCAGCTTCTGGTACAAGCCACAGTAAATCACTG AGGGTTCCAAATCTTATTGGAGGAAAATTTGTTGATTCGCAATCATCTTCGGCGATTGATGTGATAAACCCC GCAACACAAGAAGTTGTATCTCAGGTTCCTCTGACTACAAATGAAGAGTTTAAAGCTGCTGTTTCTGCAGCAAAGAAGGCTTTTCCATCTTGGCGTAATACACCCGTTACGACCCGTCAACGTGTTATGCTTAAGCTTCAAGAACTTATTCGTAGAGACACG GATAAGCTTGCATTGAATATTACTACTGAACAAGGGAAGACTTTGAAGGATGCTCAGGGTGATGTGTTCCGTGGGCTTG AGGTTGTGGAACATGCTTGTGGTATGGGAACTCTGCAAATGGGTGAATACGTCCCTAATGTGTCAAATGGAATTGATACTTACAGCATTAGAGAGCCGCTAGGTGTGTGTGCTGGgatttgccccttcaactttCCGGCAATGATTCCCTTATGG ATGTTTCCTGTTGCTGTAACATGTGGAAATACCTTTGTCTTAAAGCCATCAGAGAAAGATCCAG GCGCTTCTATAATGCTTGCAGAGCTAGCAATGGAAGCTGGTCTTCCTGATGGTGTCTTAAATATAGTTCATGGCACCAAT GATGTTGTTAATGCTATTTGTGATGATGACGATATCAGAGCTATATCTTTTGTTGGTTCAAATACT GCTGGCATGCACATATATGGAAGAGCATCCGCTAAAGGAAAACGTGTTCAG TCCAACATGGGAGCCAAGAATCATGGAATTGTCCTGCCTGATGCGAACATGGATGCTACTTTGAATGCTCTTACTGCTGCTGGTTTTGGTGCTGCTGGACAACGGTGCATGGCTCTGAGCACAGTAGTTTTTGTGGGAGACTCAGAGGCATG GTTAAATAAACTGGTGGAACGTGCAAAAGCTTTGAAAGTAAATGCCGGAACAGAGCCCGACGCAGATCTGGGTCCAGTGATTAGCAAAGAA GCTAAGGAACGAATACAGAGATTAATTCAAAGTGGTGTGGATAGTGGTGCCAGGCTACTGCTTGATGGAAGAAATATAGTG GTTCCGGGATATGAGCAGGGCAATTTTGTCGGTCCTACCATCTTGTCAGGTGTCACAGCTGATATGGAGTGCTACAAG GAGGAAATCTTTGGACCAGTTCTTCTATGCATGCAG GCCGATAGCTTTGAAGAAGCCATCAATATTGTCAACAATAACAA ATATGGTAATGGAGCTGCCTTATTTACTACATCTGGTGCTGCTGCTAGGAAATTCCAGTCTGAGATAGAGGCTGGCCAg CTCGGCATCAATGTTCCTATACCAGTTCCACTGCCATTTTTTTCATTCACAGGTTCTAAGGCATCTTTTGCAGGCGATCTTAATTTCTAcg GCAAGGCTGGAGTTAACTTTTACACCCAGATCAAAACAATAACTCAACAATGGAAGGATTTACCAGCCGGTACCGGAGTTTCTCTGGCAATGCCAACATCACAGAAGATATAG